In the Corynebacterium anserum genome, GGCGCCCGTTCCTGCTCAGACACCGGCAACGGCACCTGAACTCGCCCCGAATCTGAGCGCCCGCAATGAAGGAGAAGCTAGGCAGCAATGATCTGGGGTCTACTCTGTTATGGAATGTGGGGCTTGTTCCCAGCTTTCTTTCCACTGCTGAAACCAGCTGCACCTGTGGAGATTCTCTCGCATCGAGTGGTGTGGACTTTTGTTTTTATGGCTGTGGTTTTGTTCGTCATCCGTGCCACGAAGAAACTTCGGGCAATTACGCAGAAAGAGTGGTTGCTTGTGGCTGCGGCTGCGGCAGTGATTTCTGTGAACTGGGGGCTTTATGTCTATGCGGTCAACAACGATCATGTTGCTGACGCCGCTCTAGGGTATTTCATCAACCCGTTGGTGAGCGTGATGCTTGCCGTTCTCGTCCTTCGGGAAGGCCTGAGCGGGCTACAGAGGATCGCTATTGGATTGGCCTTCATTGCTGTGGTGATCATGACCATCATGCTGGGGAATCCACCGTGGATCAGCCTGGGACTGGCTTTCAGCTTCGGCGTTTACGGCCTCATTAAAAAGAAAATCCGGTTGTCGCCACAGATTTCTTTGATGGCGGAGACTACTGTTTTAGCTCCGTTCGGTGTGATGTACATACTGTATCTACAGGTTCAGGGAAGAAGCACTTTTGTTCAGGAGGGGACTTCGCATACTGTCTTGTTGATGCTGGCCGGTGTGGTGACTGCACTACCATTGTTATGCTTTGCACGGGCTGCACACGAAATGACTCTGACCAGCCTGGGGATGATTCAATACTTCACTCCCATGCTGCAGATGTTGTGGGCTGTGTTCGTCACCAAGGAATACATCGAGCCAGGGCGTTGGGTGGGGTTTGTCATCATCTGGATCGCACTCGTCATTTTCGTCTATGACCTGCTACGCCAGACGCAGAACTCACGGCGTGCTAGGCGCAAGCTGACTAGCTTGCAAGATAGCGAAGCGGCATCGGCATGAGGAAGGGTGCAGGGCTGTGGTCCAGGTAGTGAGACTGCAGCGCTGAGCCGGACAGTACGTCAGTCACCGGATAGTGCCCCAGGCGTTGAGCCTCACACCACGCCAGGGAATCACGCCTGACACCGGACGACAGACAACACGCGAGGCGCTGGACCTCACACTAAGCCGAAAATGCGGTCGACCATCGCGTTTCGAAATACACCTAGGGGATCGATCTTCCCGCGTAGCTCCGCGGCACGGGCGAGATCCTCGTGCCGCTCCAACAAATCCTCGTGGTTCAGGCTGTGCATTTTGCCCCAGTGAGGCCGCCCGCCCGCTGCTTTAAAGATCGGTTCAATGCGGCGGAAATATGCCCACTGATCCTGCTTGTGATACCGGTGAAGCGCGATATAACACGATTCGCGGCCCTTAGCCGTGGATAGGGGCACGTCATCGGCACCTGTGGCACGCACCTCGATAGGAAAGAGAACCTGCTCATCCATACGGTTAATGGTTCGGTGAACGTCTTTGAGAACCTCGGTGGCGTCAGCTAGCGGAACGGAGTACTCCATCTCGTTGAATTTCACGCGACGCGGTGTGACGAACACATCATGAGCGAGATCTGAATACTCGCGTTGAGCCAAGCCTTGTGCTGAGAGCTGGAGCATGGGGCCAGTCAGTCGGGGAAGCACGCCGGACAATTTGTTCATGAATCCGAAAGCTATGCCGCCGAGAAGATCATCATCGATAGCAACTTTCCACCGAGGAATAGGTCTCGTTGGGGTGTCACCTGGTCGGCGGGTATTAGTCTTCACATGGGCTACGTCAGTTCTCGGGAACCAGAAATATTCGAGGTGATCTACAGCGTGTGCACGCTCCGGGAAGTGTTCGATCACCGGGGTGAGGAGCTCGGCGGCTTCTTTGGCTTCGAGCACGAAGGTCGGAACGACGTCCATCTCCACTTCGGTGATAATGCCGTAAGCCCCCAGAGAGATGCGACAGAGATCAAACAGCTCGCGGTCTAGTGGGTTTGGAGCATCGGGATGGCAGGCATGTACCTCACCATCTGGGGTGACTATGCGGAAGCTGCGCACCATGCCAGCAAATCCGGTGAACCCCACACCGGTACCATGGGTGCCTGTGCTGATAGCGCCAATAATGGATTGAGGATCCACATCGCCTTGATTAGCAAACGCCACGCCAAGGGGGCGCAAAATCGCTGGGCAGTCGCGCAGTCGAGTGCCCGCACGGAGGGTGACTGTCATTTTTTCTTTATCGAAAGCCACTAGTCCGCTCATCTTATCCAGGTTGACGAGCGTACCGTCGGTTTGGGCTACCGGGGTGAAGGAATGCGCTGCTCCCACGGCCTTGAGGCGGCCGGCAGAATCGGCGGTTTCTTTCACTAGCTGTATGACTTCAGCTTCAGTGGCGGGCTGTACGAAGCGAGACGGATGTGATGTGACTGCACCGGACCAGTTGCTCCACGTAGTGCTCATTAGACAAAGCTCCTTCCTTCGCCGCGGTAAGTTGGCCATTCGTCGACCACCTCTCCGTTGGCTACAACCATAATGTTGTCTATATATTCGGTATGCTCTCCTGCCTTGGAGGGGCGCATCCATACATGGTCGCCGATGTGCAACGTACGGGCTGCTTCTCCTGTGAGAGGCGTTTGTACTTCTCCGAAGCCTTCAAGCGGATTGGTTTTGAGTTGTTCGGGCCAGTCGACGACCGGTTGCCTGTCTTTCCCGACGGGGCCCGACGCCACTCGGCCTCCACCTGCGACAGTGACCGTGGTCGGCGTCGGTCGGCGGACGACAGGAACAACAAACCACTCAGCGGGCTGCGGGGAGAAATTCTTGTAGTGGTCGAATAGTGCTGAGCCGATTATTCCCGACCCCGCTCCAATTTCCGTGACGGACGTTTCCGCGGAAGTGGTTTCGATGGAGCCGGTACCTCCGCCATTGACGAATTCCAGCGGTGGCAAACCAGCTTTACGTAGTTCTTCAGAGACTGCATCGACGATCTCACCACGGCGCTGTGCGAGCTCTTTAACAGACAATTTCTTCATGAGTGCGATGGCCGGGGAAGTATCCGTAGTCCCGGCGATTTGGCCCTCATATGCCATGAGTCCGACGATGGTGAACCCGGCACGACTGCGGACGCACCGCACGAAGTCGCGTACTTCCTCCGCCGAACGGAGCGGAGAGCGAAGAGCTCCGATGTGGAACTTGCCGATCTCCAGGCTGGCGTCGACGTCTATACAGATTCGCAAACGGCCCCGTTCCGTGGGAGGAACAACTGAGTCGATGAAGTTAAGATGCTCGACACTGTCGACCATGAGGGTGATGGATCGACAGAGGTGTTCGTCCGTGATGAGACGGTGGATAGCTTCTTTATGTGCGCTAGGGTAGGCCACCAAGACGTTGTCACTGGTTCCCGTTTCCACTAGCCAGATTGCTTCGTTCAGGTTGTAGGCGAGGACGCCTTCATAACCGGGTTGCTCGAGAATGGTGGAGATGAGCTGTCTGATACGGATGGATTTGCTGGCCAGGCGAATGGGAGTGCCGGCGGCGCGGCGAACCATATCAGCAGCGTTGGCTAGAGCGGCGTCGAGATCCAGGACGGCAAAGGGGGCGTCGAGGTGCTCTACAGCAGTGCGGATTTCAGCTTTCACCCCTATAACCCTACGGGTGAGTGACGACTCTGTCTCTGGAAATGGAAATACGCGAAAACAGAATTTTTCGAGTGTCTCGTAGTGAGTATTGTTGTCGATTATGGGTAAGTCGTCATTCGTGCATCTCCACAACCACACTGAATACTCAATGCTGGACGGCATGGCTAAAGTGGACATGCTGGCGGAAGAAGTACTCCGCCAGGGTATGCCAGCGGTAGGCATGACGGATCACGGGAATATGTACGGTGCGGATGCTTTCTACCGTGCCATGAAGGCGGCAGGCGTCAAACCGATTATCGGCATCGAGGCCTACATGGCGCCGGACTCTCGTTTTAACATGAACCGTGTGCGGTGGGGCACACCGGAACAAAAACGCGATGATGTGTCTGCCTCTGGAGCCTATTTGCACCAGACGATGATGGCAGAAAACGTCACCGGTCTGCGTAACCTTTTCTACTTGAGTTCTATGGCTTCTTATGAAGGGCAGTTAGGCAAGTGGCCGCGTATGGATGCGGAACTTGTCGCAGAGCGTTCTGAGGGCATTATTGCGACGACCAGCTGCCCCTCCGGGGACGTGCAGACCAGATTGCGTCTAGGGCAGTTTGATAAAGCACTTGAAGCCGCGGGAATGTGGCAAGACATCTATGGCAAGGACAACTACTTCCTTGAACTGATGGATCACGGCCTGGACATAGAAAAGCGAGTGCGAGATGAACTTCTGGAAATAGGTAGAAAGCTCAAAAT is a window encoding:
- the rarD gene encoding EamA family transporter RarD, coding for MIWGLLCYGMWGLFPAFFPLLKPAAPVEILSHRVVWTFVFMAVVLFVIRATKKLRAITQKEWLLVAAAAAVISVNWGLYVYAVNNDHVADAALGYFINPLVSVMLAVLVLREGLSGLQRIAIGLAFIAVVIMTIMLGNPPWISLGLAFSFGVYGLIKKKIRLSPQISLMAETTVLAPFGVMYILYLQVQGRSTFVQEGTSHTVLLMLAGVVTALPLLCFARAAHEMTLTSLGMIQYFTPMLQMLWAVFVTKEYIEPGRWVGFVIIWIALVIFVYDLLRQTQNSRRARRKLTSLQDSEAASA
- a CDS encoding D-arabinono-1,4-lactone oxidase gives rise to the protein MSTTWSNWSGAVTSHPSRFVQPATEAEVIQLVKETADSAGRLKAVGAAHSFTPVAQTDGTLVNLDKMSGLVAFDKEKMTVTLRAGTRLRDCPAILRPLGVAFANQGDVDPQSIIGAISTGTHGTGVGFTGFAGMVRSFRIVTPDGEVHACHPDAPNPLDRELFDLCRISLGAYGIITEVEMDVVPTFVLEAKEAAELLTPVIEHFPERAHAVDHLEYFWFPRTDVAHVKTNTRRPGDTPTRPIPRWKVAIDDDLLGGIAFGFMNKLSGVLPRLTGPMLQLSAQGLAQREYSDLAHDVFVTPRRVKFNEMEYSVPLADATEVLKDVHRTINRMDEQVLFPIEVRATGADDVPLSTAKGRESCYIALHRYHKQDQWAYFRRIEPIFKAAGGRPHWGKMHSLNHEDLLERHEDLARAAELRGKIDPLGVFRNAMVDRIFGLV
- a CDS encoding amino acid deaminase/aldolase codes for the protein MKAEIRTAVEHLDAPFAVLDLDAALANAADMVRRAAGTPIRLASKSIRIRQLISTILEQPGYEGVLAYNLNEAIWLVETGTSDNVLVAYPSAHKEAIHRLITDEHLCRSITLMVDSVEHLNFIDSVVPPTERGRLRICIDVDASLEIGKFHIGALRSPLRSAEEVRDFVRCVRSRAGFTIVGLMAYEGQIAGTTDTSPAIALMKKLSVKELAQRRGEIVDAVSEELRKAGLPPLEFVNGGGTGSIETTSAETSVTEIGAGSGIIGSALFDHYKNFSPQPAEWFVVPVVRRPTPTTVTVAGGGRVASGPVGKDRQPVVDWPEQLKTNPLEGFGEVQTPLTGEAARTLHIGDHVWMRPSKAGEHTEYIDNIMVVANGEVVDEWPTYRGEGRSFV